A region of Paenibacillus thiaminolyticus DNA encodes the following proteins:
- a CDS encoding Gfo/Idh/MocA family protein, whose protein sequence is MSKTIVAIIGCGTIANSAHIPAYLANSDAEIKYFCDIRKERAEQAVEKYGCGIAIEDYRVILDDPDVEAVSICTPNHWHAPIAIDCMRAGKHVLCEKPAARTYEEALEMQKVQHETGMTLNIGVVNRFNTGVNMMKQMIEDGELGELYHVYVSFRAHRSIPGLGGDFTNKAVAGGGALIDWGVHFLDIVMYCAGDPEPQTVTGQTYCKLGKDMKNYAYLNMWAGPPNYEGTYDVDDFVTAMIRTAGPSITVNGAWAQNIGVDEMYIDFLGDKAGIRLQYGAEFTIYSAKHGALLESTPKFAKTDHFRNEINSFLACVKSGERLPSHINTVILTAKMIQAIYDSSEQGREISFVKEGARA, encoded by the coding sequence ATGAGTAAAACCATCGTCGCGATCATCGGCTGCGGAACAATTGCCAACAGCGCCCACATTCCGGCGTATCTTGCCAACTCGGATGCTGAGATCAAATATTTTTGCGATATTCGCAAAGAACGGGCGGAGCAAGCGGTCGAGAAATATGGCTGCGGCATCGCGATTGAAGATTACCGCGTTATCCTGGACGATCCGGACGTCGAAGCCGTCTCCATATGTACCCCGAACCATTGGCACGCCCCGATTGCGATCGACTGCATGCGTGCAGGGAAGCATGTGCTCTGCGAGAAGCCGGCCGCCCGCACGTACGAGGAAGCGCTGGAGATGCAGAAGGTGCAGCATGAGACCGGGATGACGCTGAATATCGGCGTCGTGAATCGGTTCAACACGGGAGTAAATATGATGAAGCAGATGATCGAGGACGGAGAACTTGGCGAACTGTACCATGTGTACGTCAGCTTCCGTGCGCACCGCTCGATTCCCGGACTGGGGGGCGACTTCACGAACAAGGCTGTGGCTGGCGGGGGCGCGCTGATTGACTGGGGCGTGCACTTTCTCGACATCGTCATGTATTGCGCAGGCGATCCGGAGCCGCAGACGGTAACGGGGCAGACCTATTGCAAGTTGGGCAAGGATATGAAAAATTACGCCTACCTCAACATGTGGGCAGGGCCGCCCAATTATGAGGGGACATACGACGTCGATGATTTCGTCACGGCGATGATCCGGACAGCGGGGCCTTCGATTACGGTCAATGGCGCCTGGGCGCAAAATATCGGGGTCGACGAGATGTATATCGACTTCCTGGGGGACAAGGCGGGAATCCGGCTGCAGTATGGCGCCGAGTTCACGATCTACAGCGCCAAGCATGGCGCTCTGCTGGAGAGCACCCCGAAGTTCGCGAAGACCGATCATTTCCGGAACGAGATCAACAGCTTCCTCGCCTGCGTCAAGTCTGGCGAGCGACTGCCGTCCCATATTAATACGGTCATCCTGACGGCCAAAATGATTCAGGCCATCTATGATTCTTCGGAGCAAGGGCGGGAGATCTCATTCGTGAAAGAGGGAGCACGGGCATGA
- a CDS encoding ABC transporter substrate-binding protein: MWCLVLVLMISIVSGCSGGNSQHADGSSQDKGSEGGATDNGSSADAVELSFWYGWTGPEGEAIEKLIAKWNAANPGIQVKGLSQSDYQKQLTAITGGNPPDIASQFGQNVVPWGLRGAMMPLDDYIAQDGVDLQDFVPAALSTSQYEDKTYAIPIAMHVSMLFYNKDILAEAGFDGPPATIGELKQYTKALSIVEDGGRLQRLGLWPGMDAYTFAYAYSGSFYDAEAKQVTPDHAGVKAAIELSKSIWDQYGSDNLDRFSSGLGQYMSAQNPFFSGKYAMTIDGEWLPTFIKQFAPNLNYGIAPIPYDENNPVMKNPGNVATSVFYIPKGAKHPDASWKFLKWMTEPEQMAEFTAALGNLPTRTSAFTNPVYAEVPGFKEFLDYSSSSNLKSFPATSFANEYMTEFGVQYDAILRGSIGLEEGLKKVKDKIQPLVK; this comes from the coding sequence ATGTGGTGTCTTGTTCTCGTTCTTATGATCTCGATTGTATCCGGATGCTCTGGGGGCAATTCTCAACATGCGGACGGCAGCTCCCAGGACAAGGGGAGCGAAGGCGGCGCGACAGATAACGGTTCTTCCGCAGATGCGGTAGAGCTCAGCTTCTGGTACGGATGGACCGGGCCGGAGGGCGAAGCGATTGAGAAGCTGATCGCCAAGTGGAATGCGGCCAACCCCGGCATCCAGGTGAAGGGGCTATCCCAGAGCGACTATCAGAAGCAGCTCACGGCGATTACTGGCGGCAATCCTCCGGACATCGCCTCGCAATTCGGCCAGAACGTCGTACCTTGGGGACTGCGCGGCGCCATGATGCCGCTGGATGATTATATTGCGCAGGATGGCGTCGATCTGCAAGATTTCGTTCCGGCGGCATTAAGCACGTCGCAGTATGAAGACAAGACCTACGCCATCCCGATTGCGATGCATGTATCGATGTTGTTCTATAACAAAGATATATTGGCCGAGGCGGGCTTCGACGGTCCTCCGGCCACGATCGGCGAGCTGAAGCAATATACCAAGGCGCTGAGCATCGTGGAGGACGGAGGACGCCTTCAGCGTCTGGGATTATGGCCGGGCATGGATGCCTACACCTTCGCCTATGCTTACAGCGGTTCGTTCTATGATGCCGAAGCGAAGCAGGTGACGCCGGATCATGCGGGCGTCAAAGCGGCCATTGAGCTGTCCAAGAGCATCTGGGATCAATACGGCTCTGACAATCTGGATCGGTTCTCTTCGGGTCTTGGCCAATATATGTCCGCGCAGAATCCGTTCTTCTCCGGCAAGTATGCGATGACGATCGACGGCGAATGGCTGCCGACCTTCATTAAGCAGTTCGCGCCGAATCTGAACTACGGCATTGCGCCGATTCCGTATGATGAGAATAATCCGGTTATGAAGAATCCAGGGAATGTCGCGACGAGCGTGTTCTATATTCCGAAGGGCGCGAAGCATCCGGATGCCTCCTGGAAGTTCCTGAAGTGGATGACCGAGCCGGAGCAAATGGCTGAATTTACGGCGGCGCTCGGGAATCTCCCGACGAGAACATCCGCGTTCACGAATCCGGTCTACGCCGAAGTGCCGGGCTTCAAGGAGTTCCTCGATTACTCGTCCAGCAGCAATCTGAAGTCCTTCCCTGCCACTTCCTTCGCGAATGAATATATGACCGAGTTCGGCGTCCAATATGACGCCATTCTGCGAGGGAGCATCGGCCTGGAGGAAGGCTTGAAGAAGGTCAAGGACAAGATTCAGCCGCTCGTGAAATAG
- a CDS encoding carbohydrate ABC transporter permease: MAIRLRKHILPHAVLILFSILFLFPFLWLVMTSLKTPDEIFQLPPRIWPETFQWSNYKAAFEAIPFTRYMMNTFLICALNIIGQLFSAPLVAYSISRIPWRGRNIIFSIVVATMILPAQVQMIPQYIIFTKLGWVNTILPLTIGAFFGAPFFIFLLRQFLMGVPAELSEAAKIDGASELRIYARIILPILKPALVTVALFSFVWSYVDFMGPLIYLNDSAKWTITVGLQSFQQDHGAQWEKLMAASTIMAVPMILLYFFGQKYFMQSGSALTGFK, translated from the coding sequence ATGGCGATCCGGCTGCGGAAGCATATTTTGCCTCATGCCGTGCTGATTCTGTTCTCCATCCTCTTTCTGTTTCCGTTTTTGTGGCTGGTGATGACCTCGTTGAAGACGCCGGACGAGATCTTTCAACTTCCTCCGCGCATTTGGCCGGAGACCTTTCAATGGTCTAATTATAAAGCGGCCTTCGAGGCGATTCCGTTCACCCGCTATATGATGAACACCTTCCTCATCTGCGCCCTGAATATTATCGGGCAATTGTTCTCGGCCCCGCTGGTGGCGTATTCGATATCCCGAATTCCGTGGCGCGGGCGGAACATCATTTTCTCGATCGTGGTCGCCACGATGATTCTGCCGGCACAGGTGCAGATGATTCCGCAGTATATCATTTTTACGAAGCTGGGCTGGGTGAATACGATTCTCCCGCTTACGATCGGAGCGTTCTTCGGGGCGCCGTTCTTCATCTTCCTGCTGCGCCAGTTCCTGATGGGGGTGCCGGCGGAGCTGTCCGAGGCGGCGAAGATTGACGGGGCTTCCGAGCTTCGCATTTACGCGAGGATTATCCTGCCGATCCTGAAGCCTGCCCTGGTCACCGTGGCCTTGTTTTCCTTTGTCTGGTCCTATGTTGATTTTATGGGGCCGCTCATCTATCTGAATGACTCTGCCAAATGGACGATTACCGTTGGATTGCAGAGCTTCCAGCAGGATCACGGGGCCCAGTGGGAGAAGCTGATGGCGGCTTCCACGATTATGGCGGTACCGATGATTCTTCTCTATTTCTTCGGCCAGAAATACTTCATGCAATCCGGTTCAGCCTTAACCGGCTTCAAATAA
- a CDS encoding carbohydrate ABC transporter permease, translated as MRVSTPVIRQGKRTGWSKKERHYVYLGLAFASPWIIGFLVFTVYPFFGSLYFSLTDYDLFSSPRWVGLDNYKHIIADSGFYKSLGNTLFMAFVSVPITLTCSLLIALLLNTKVKGINYYRTIFYLPSVIPIVASALLWTWMLNPDFGLINMVLRSLGLPDPAWLLDPRYTKPSLILMSLWGSGAGALIFLAALQGVPKQYYEAAQVDGANWWHRFWRITVPALSPIILFQLIMGLIGAFQIFTESYILAGGKVDGGKSLGGPDQSLLFYAVNLYQEAFVYLKMGYASALAWILFLIVLLITFVLLKTSGRWVYYGGD; from the coding sequence ATGAGAGTCTCCACGCCCGTGATACGACAAGGGAAGAGAACTGGTTGGTCGAAGAAGGAGCGTCATTATGTCTATCTTGGCCTGGCATTCGCTTCCCCCTGGATTATCGGATTTCTCGTATTTACCGTCTACCCGTTCTTCGGATCTCTTTATTTCAGTCTAACCGATTACGATCTGTTCAGCTCGCCGAGATGGGTTGGTCTGGACAATTATAAGCACATCATTGCTGACAGCGGCTTCTACAAGTCGCTCGGCAACACATTGTTCATGGCGTTTGTTTCCGTGCCGATTACGTTAACGTGCTCACTGCTAATCGCCCTGCTCCTGAATACGAAGGTGAAGGGTATCAACTATTACCGGACGATTTTTTATTTGCCGTCGGTCATTCCAATCGTCGCCAGCGCGCTGCTGTGGACGTGGATGCTCAATCCGGACTTCGGCCTGATCAATATGGTGCTGCGCTCGCTCGGTCTCCCCGATCCCGCTTGGCTGCTCGATCCGCGGTATACGAAGCCGTCACTGATTCTGATGAGCTTATGGGGCTCCGGGGCAGGCGCCTTGATTTTCCTGGCGGCCCTGCAGGGGGTTCCGAAGCAATATTATGAAGCGGCGCAAGTGGACGGCGCCAACTGGTGGCACCGGTTTTGGAGAATCACCGTTCCCGCCCTGTCACCGATTATTCTGTTCCAGCTCATTATGGGCTTGATTGGCGCATTCCAGATCTTTACGGAGTCATACATTTTGGCCGGGGGCAAGGTGGACGGAGGCAAATCGCTGGGCGGACCGGACCAGTCCTTGCTGTTCTACGCGGTCAATCTCTATCAGGAAGCGTTCGTTTATCTCAAGATGGGCTACGCTTCGGCGCTTGCCTGGATTTTATTCCTGATCGTATTGCTGATTACATTCGTGCTCTTGAAGACATCGGGCCGCTGGGTCTATTACGGAGGTGATTAA
- a CDS encoding acyltransferase family protein, whose amino-acid sequence MKPKIVYLDGVRGMAACIVVVCHFFQVFLPSVFEGRPEMAHFAFEGAAARTPINLLFNGNFSVCLFFVLSGYVLSYRYFQTKDRLHVYSSAARRYFRLAIPAVLSVVLAYLAIIGGFGFYDDIQGITLSSMPDPFAADTGVWAMMKESLFHTFFTYGSQYNPVLWTMTYELFGSFLIFAFLLLLGKRKLRFAVYALLIWFWIDSYYLGFVLGMLLSDLKHSGRNWLAAINRPWINAIFVIAGIYMGSYPYWSTQGTIYSILVWEAPGFSFFGFYHVIGSFLILTALLNSSRMQTLFNRKPFAYLGKISFSLYLVHFTIICTLGSYIFGQLYSALPYGMSVLLTMVITHPVIFAAAHLFDRFVDAKTLVLLSRWSVRLFGPAKRQHAVQGERTVGMD is encoded by the coding sequence ATGAAGCCGAAAATCGTATACTTGGATGGCGTTAGGGGAATGGCGGCTTGCATCGTGGTGGTATGCCACTTCTTTCAGGTGTTTCTTCCGTCTGTCTTTGAGGGCAGACCGGAGATGGCGCATTTCGCCTTCGAGGGCGCAGCCGCGCGGACGCCGATAAATCTTCTGTTTAACGGTAACTTTTCTGTATGCCTGTTCTTCGTGCTGAGCGGTTATGTGCTGAGCTATCGTTATTTTCAGACCAAAGACCGTCTGCATGTATACTCTTCTGCCGCTCGAAGATACTTCCGCTTGGCCATACCCGCTGTTCTGTCCGTTGTCCTGGCTTATCTGGCTATCATCGGCGGATTCGGATTCTATGACGACATTCAGGGAATCACCTTATCCTCCATGCCCGATCCGTTCGCGGCCGATACCGGCGTATGGGCGATGATGAAGGAGAGCCTGTTCCATACCTTCTTCACCTATGGTTCGCAATACAATCCCGTGCTCTGGACGATGACGTACGAGTTGTTCGGGTCCTTTTTGATCTTTGCATTCCTGCTGCTGCTTGGGAAGCGCAAGCTTCGGTTCGCCGTCTATGCGCTCCTGATCTGGTTCTGGATCGACTCTTACTATTTGGGATTTGTGCTGGGCATGCTGTTGAGCGATCTCAAGCATAGCGGCCGGAACTGGCTGGCGGCCATCAATCGGCCCTGGATCAATGCGATATTTGTCATCGCCGGCATATACATGGGCTCTTACCCTTATTGGAGTACGCAGGGAACCATCTACTCCATTCTCGTATGGGAAGCGCCCGGATTTTCCTTCTTCGGGTTCTACCATGTCATCGGATCATTCCTGATCCTGACGGCCCTGTTGAACTCAAGCCGGATGCAGACGCTGTTCAACCGCAAGCCATTCGCCTATTTGGGCAAAATATCGTTCTCGCTGTACCTTGTGCATTTTACTATCATTTGTACCCTCGGCAGTTATATCTTCGGGCAGCTCTATTCCGCACTGCCTTACGGGATGAGCGTCCTGCTGACGATGGTAATAACGCACCCGGTCATCTTCGCTGCGGCCCATCTCTTCGATCGGTTCGTCGATGCCAAGACACTGGTCCTGCTCTCGCGATGGAGCGTGCGGCTGTTCGGCCCTGCGAAGCGGCAGCACGCCGTACAGGGGGAGCGAACAGTTGGGATGGATTGA
- a CDS encoding DUF4129 domain-containing protein: protein MLNSRAKGLDRSQNQSQSQEPTREGGQNRSGSGELNRKSSRELNPERNREGSQGWHWRRGREFGTSLLRALLDYLILFPVLLLISVYAAPNVAGPQLWYGLWPACAAMGAVLQCAVRLKRLRLWLLLLFVAGSAALAAVVPIGLPIIAVYAAGFLVFARGMSAVANRSSFGDTVHWNWAALGIYFLVFALSFFRAELRALQPHLAAVGVLFVFGTLWQMNWGQLNKANYSVEARGSVPAQVMRLNASYVILFFLALVLIVAFTFGSAMDTLMEWTRMLLGWLFSGSENVAVDEPPPPQAAPLMPLFGADANAEPSLFWTLLERLITVVFWVALAVGALAGTWFLLRFLMKKLFPQAWEALLRFLRKREAGPEAADYVDEHSSTFEWEKLRRRVMKPWAQAARRWRRELYDDLRTNRERVRFLYRERLRQAIEKGYEPDPSRTPKETMEHLRQWEREPERGQGVASGLGKAYTGAVERELGEAYTIAVENELGEAYTEARYGKRDIPDEMVERLVRQIRGGMK from the coding sequence ATGCTCAATAGCCGGGCAAAGGGGCTTGACCGGAGTCAGAATCAGAGTCAGAGTCAGGAACCGACTCGGGAAGGCGGCCAGAATCGGAGCGGGAGCGGGGAGTTGAACCGTAAAAGCAGTCGGGAACTGAACCCAGAACGGAACCGGGAGGGTAGCCAAGGTTGGCATTGGAGACGGGGGCGAGAGTTCGGCACTTCGCTGCTGAGGGCGCTGCTCGATTATCTCATCCTATTCCCGGTCTTGCTGCTGATCAGCGTGTACGCGGCGCCCAATGTGGCGGGACCTCAGCTGTGGTACGGACTATGGCCGGCCTGTGCGGCCATGGGGGCGGTGCTCCAGTGTGCGGTTCGCTTAAAGCGGCTTCGCCTCTGGCTGCTGCTGTTGTTCGTGGCCGGCAGCGCCGCGCTGGCAGCCGTAGTGCCGATTGGGCTGCCGATTATAGCGGTGTATGCGGCAGGCTTTCTCGTGTTTGCAAGAGGGATGTCGGCTGTGGCGAACCGGTCATCGTTCGGAGATACCGTACATTGGAACTGGGCGGCGCTCGGCATCTATTTTCTCGTGTTCGCACTCTCCTTCTTCCGCGCGGAGCTGCGTGCGCTGCAGCCGCATTTGGCCGCCGTCGGCGTACTCTTCGTCTTCGGCACGCTCTGGCAGATGAACTGGGGGCAGCTGAACAAGGCCAATTACAGCGTGGAGGCCCGCGGCTCCGTTCCGGCCCAGGTGATGCGCCTTAATGCGTCCTATGTCATCCTGTTCTTCCTTGCGCTGGTGCTGATTGTCGCCTTTACCTTCGGCTCGGCGATGGATACGCTGATGGAGTGGACGCGCATGTTGCTCGGTTGGCTGTTCTCGGGGAGCGAGAATGTGGCCGTGGACGAGCCTCCGCCGCCGCAGGCCGCACCGCTAATGCCTCTATTCGGGGCCGATGCGAATGCCGAGCCAAGTCTGTTCTGGACGCTGCTGGAGCGTCTCATCACCGTCGTCTTCTGGGTCGCCCTGGCTGTCGGGGCGCTGGCCGGCACTTGGTTCTTGCTGCGCTTCCTGATGAAAAAGCTATTCCCGCAGGCCTGGGAAGCGCTGCTGCGGTTTTTGCGCAAGCGGGAAGCGGGGCCGGAGGCGGCGGACTATGTCGACGAGCATTCCTCCACGTTCGAATGGGAGAAGCTTCGCCGCCGCGTCATGAAGCCGTGGGCGCAGGCCGCACGCCGCTGGCGCCGGGAGCTCTATGACGACCTGAGGACCAATCGCGAGCGGGTCCGCTTCCTGTACCGGGAGCGGCTGCGCCAGGCGATTGAGAAAGGGTATGAGCCCGACCCGAGCCGCACGCCGAAGGAGACGATGGAGCATCTTCGGCAGTGGGAGCGGGAGCCAGAGCGCGGTCAAGGCGTCGCGAGCGGGTTGGGCAAGGCGTACACCGGAGCCGTCGAGAGGGAGTTGGGCGAGGCGTACACTATAGCCGTCGAGAACGAACTTGGCGAGGCATACACCGAAGCCCGATACGGGAAGCGCGATATTCCGGACGAGATGGTGGAGCGGCTGGTCCGCCAGATACGCGGCGGAATGAAGTGA
- a CDS encoding MGDG synthase family glycosyltransferase, producing MYDRGYGKQPKEKVLVLAGSLGHGHLQAAHAIREAARTWCPQEAEVHVVDYLEQVSPHLHTVGSYCFVQWLKMFPNMYGFLFEMTRRDHRFSQLIKNVPLTSLRPLIKLIREVQPTIIVSTFPAASAAVSRLKERGAVQCGLVTVITDHTDHSFWIHPHTDRYLVGSEEARAKLAGQGIPACRIEVSGIPVRPEFYGSYDKAALRSRYGLDPNRMTVLLMGGGCGLLDPDFFRAMEEADWAADMQFIVICGRNERLQRHLEEWAASSPLHIRVEGYVQPVHEYMAMSDLLITKPGGVTTTEAVVQRLPLLVYKPLPGQEQDNIRYLVRKGLASQAEDPEDLVSQLSSFASRPEALQWMSVRAQAERQHTQARVLEAILQVERHPIVPRKTARLRFRRNYV from the coding sequence ATGTATGATCGGGGTTACGGTAAACAGCCGAAGGAGAAGGTGCTCGTTCTCGCAGGATCGCTAGGCCACGGCCATCTGCAGGCGGCTCATGCGATTCGGGAAGCGGCCCGCACCTGGTGCCCGCAGGAAGCAGAAGTGCATGTCGTCGATTACTTGGAACAGGTGTCGCCGCATCTGCACACGGTCGGTTCGTACTGCTTCGTGCAATGGTTGAAAATGTTCCCGAATATGTACGGCTTTCTGTTCGAGATGACACGCCGGGATCATCGCTTCTCCCAGCTGATTAAAAATGTGCCGCTGACGAGTCTGCGTCCGCTCATCAAGCTGATACGCGAGGTGCAGCCGACGATTATCGTCAGCACGTTCCCGGCGGCGAGCGCGGCGGTATCCCGCCTGAAGGAGCGCGGAGCTGTGCAATGCGGCCTGGTGACGGTCATTACCGACCATACCGATCATAGCTTCTGGATTCACCCCCATACCGACCGCTATCTCGTCGGTTCGGAGGAAGCCCGGGCCAAGCTGGCCGGACAGGGCATTCCCGCCTGCCGGATCGAAGTGTCCGGCATTCCGGTTCGTCCGGAGTTCTACGGAAGCTATGACAAAGCAGCGCTTCGGAGCCGCTACGGTCTAGATCCGAATCGGATGACCGTACTGCTGATGGGCGGCGGCTGCGGCCTGCTCGATCCCGATTTCTTCCGCGCAATGGAAGAAGCCGACTGGGCAGCCGACATGCAGTTCATCGTCATCTGCGGGCGGAACGAGCGGCTGCAGCGCCACCTCGAGGAATGGGCGGCCTCGTCCCCGCTTCATATCCGGGTGGAAGGCTACGTGCAGCCGGTCCATGAATATATGGCGATGTCCGATCTGCTGATTACGAAGCCAGGCGGGGTGACGACGACCGAGGCGGTCGTCCAGCGGCTGCCGCTGCTCGTCTACAAGCCGCTGCCGGGCCAAGAGCAGGACAACATCCGGTATCTCGTGCGCAAGGGACTGGCCTCCCAAGCCGAGGATCCGGAGGATCTCGTGTCCCAGCTCTCATCCTTCGCTTCCCGGCCTGAAGCGCTGCAATGGATGAGCGTCCGCGCTCAGGCGGAACGCCAGCATACACAAGCCCGCGTGCTGGAAGCAATTTTGCAGGTTGAACGGCACCCGATCGTGCCGCGCAAGACGGCAAGACTCCGCTTCCGCCGCAATTACGTGTAA
- a CDS encoding helix-turn-helix domain-containing protein: MALQWNIADIDELTRSGIIYFNSRMEMLEGLPCKMYRLTAQPSLMTHCHDYFQIWYVAKGAFHHTVSGERFAIAAGDIFVVSPFTLHSVEIPPEQELEIYGCEFMPSFINERLEEKPVDRSFFDVAYVEYFLRRESSIQSKLTLENVIEVRVRNLMREMLAEYEKRSPFFQILLKANLLLLLSILVRQVNRELVDAGFEKSEKYKNIMTGVIEYIHTNYHENLKLDTLCSLANLSRSTFCGLFKEWTGKTFNRYVTDLRIFHAIGMLMRPELSVTDVCYSTGFNELSYFCRIFKKYTGISPTYFRKQAVQPKNDNHTIIPLIQTKVK, encoded by the coding sequence TTGGCACTTCAATGGAACATCGCTGATATTGATGAATTGACCCGTTCCGGCATTATTTATTTCAATTCCAGGATGGAAATGTTGGAGGGCTTGCCCTGCAAAATGTATCGATTGACGGCCCAACCGAGCTTAATGACCCATTGCCATGATTATTTTCAGATCTGGTATGTGGCCAAAGGAGCCTTCCATCATACGGTGAGCGGCGAGCGGTTCGCGATTGCGGCGGGAGACATTTTTGTCGTCTCTCCGTTTACTTTGCATAGTGTGGAGATTCCTCCAGAGCAGGAGCTTGAAATATACGGCTGTGAATTTATGCCTTCCTTTATCAACGAACGGTTGGAAGAGAAGCCGGTGGATCGCTCCTTTTTTGATGTAGCCTATGTAGAGTATTTTTTGCGAAGGGAGAGCAGCATTCAGTCCAAGCTTACGCTGGAGAATGTGATCGAGGTCAGGGTTCGAAATCTGATGAGGGAGATGCTGGCGGAGTATGAGAAGCGATCTCCCTTTTTTCAGATCTTATTGAAAGCGAACCTGCTCCTGCTGCTGTCCATCCTGGTTCGGCAGGTGAACCGGGAGCTGGTCGATGCGGGATTCGAGAAATCGGAAAAATATAAAAATATTATGACCGGGGTAATCGAGTACATCCATACGAATTATCATGAAAATTTGAAGCTCGATACGCTGTGCTCTCTCGCGAATCTGTCACGGTCAACCTTCTGCGGACTGTTCAAGGAATGGACAGGCAAGACGTTCAACCGCTATGTCACCGATCTTCGCATCTTCCATGCTATCGGCATGCTCATGCGGCCGGAGCTGTCCGTCACGGATGTATGCTATTCTACGGGCTTCAACGAGCTCTCTTATTTTTGCAGGATCTTCAAAAAATATACGGGCATCTCTCCCACCTATTTCCGCAAGCAAGCGGTGCAGCCAAAGAATGACAATCATACGATAATCCCACTTATACAGACAAAAGTGAAATGA
- a CDS encoding N-acyl-D-glucosamine 2-epimerase, with amino-acid sequence MFRFRQRGWYRQAGICLAALTVLFYVLPSGSGQAAEQGEQGAGAALGTGKASALSGPTIQVDPGFRYYQNRSAASIADEIVQNGYKSVRYFVVNENQVNRELVEAFQERGLFVWALVLGNGSYSVEGFPADWPSWQMELLTPVNDGYYRFSPHSEAYAQWKKEKLAGLVRDIPFDGIEVAEPYFPEWDGIDRGVYGDVGPLAQAAFREQYGHDRIPNFTDPDDPDFYLTNVELYEDWIEFRVEAVNRFLDELMNGTGGVRDARKDILVATWSLAIDAGPDSVDTLREMQGLDAAEMIAAVRPDLHILQTHWPDWIKPQDALPPQYIRSYQRFADQIRAVHPNIPLGVQADIGSSLAMVKDRAWYDSFGQEAAKMGFLTWTAYEYHIGKYMYEEAPVPVTVARPRHDKTLISFQKRIDESSAKLPGSLQLITEEGGTFVPPERIAVDGNMLIIEWDQLPKKEFRLRIEQVTDTPPYWLYHKDRPANAIKSGTVVEIGKKNP; translated from the coding sequence ATGTTCCGATTTCGCCAGCGGGGATGGTACCGCCAAGCGGGCATTTGCTTGGCCGCTCTAACCGTTCTCTTTTATGTGCTCCCTTCCGGCAGCGGGCAGGCCGCCGAGCAAGGGGAACAGGGAGCAGGAGCAGCTCTCGGCACAGGCAAGGCTTCGGCCTTATCGGGCCCGACCATTCAGGTCGATCCGGGGTTCCGTTATTATCAAAATCGCTCGGCAGCGAGCATCGCCGATGAGATTGTGCAGAACGGGTACAAGTCCGTCCGCTATTTCGTCGTTAATGAGAACCAAGTTAACCGCGAGCTTGTCGAGGCTTTTCAGGAGAGAGGGCTGTTCGTCTGGGCGCTCGTCCTCGGCAACGGATCGTACTCTGTCGAAGGCTTTCCCGCCGATTGGCCGAGCTGGCAGATGGAGCTGTTGACCCCGGTCAATGACGGGTATTACCGCTTCTCCCCGCATAGCGAAGCTTATGCGCAGTGGAAGAAGGAGAAGCTGGCCGGCCTGGTCCGGGATATCCCGTTCGACGGCATTGAAGTTGCAGAGCCATACTTTCCGGAATGGGACGGCATCGATCGCGGCGTGTACGGCGATGTCGGTCCGCTGGCCCAAGCGGCCTTCCGTGAACAGTATGGGCATGACCGTATTCCGAATTTCACCGATCCGGACGATCCGGACTTCTATCTGACGAATGTCGAGCTGTACGAGGATTGGATCGAGTTCCGGGTCGAGGCTGTCAACCGCTTCCTCGATGAACTGATGAACGGGACAGGCGGGGTGCGGGACGCGAGAAAGGATATTCTCGTCGCGACCTGGTCGCTCGCGATTGACGCCGGCCCGGATTCCGTGGATACGCTGCGCGAGATGCAGGGCCTCGATGCCGCAGAGATGATAGCGGCGGTCCGGCCCGATCTGCATATCCTGCAGACGCATTGGCCCGACTGGATTAAGCCTCAGGACGCCCTTCCGCCGCAGTATATCCGCAGCTATCAGCGCTTCGCCGATCAGATTCGCGCCGTTCATCCGAACATTCCGCTTGGCGTACAGGCCGACATCGGATCGTCGCTGGCCATGGTGAAGGACCGGGCTTGGTACGACTCGTTCGGCCAAGAGGCCGCGAAGATGGGATTCCTTACGTGGACGGCCTATGAATATCATATCGGCAAGTACATGTATGAGGAAGCGCCCGTTCCGGTCACCGTTGCCCGTCCGCGGCATGATAAGACGCTCATTTCGTTCCAGAAGCGAATCGACGAGTCCTCCGCCAAGCTTCCCGGCAGCCTGCAACTTATTACCGAAGAGGGGGGGACATTCGTTCCTCCGGAGCGTATTGCCGTCGATGGCAATATGCTGATCATCGAGTGGGATCAA